From the Deltaproteobacteria bacterium PRO3 genome, the window TCTTAAGACCCAGGGGGACAGGCAGGTTGTCCTTTCTCTTTCTCACTCGGATTCCCTTGTTTGTGACTTAATTTAGGCTCTTTTCAAGATACAAGGGGACTGCACCGAAAAACCTAGCCATTCGCGGATTCACACGAGACAGCACGCCTCCGATATCGGACTCGATAGGAAAATTGTTCCTTTGTGCGATCCTGCTGCCTATCGCGTTGGGATATCTCCGGTGGCTGGGGGAAAAACACGGCCTTTACGGCTCGCAGACGGGCATCGCCTTGATGATCTTGGCCTGGATCGCGATCTTCTCGGCGGTCTTAAGTCTTCATTTCCGTTCCCTTCGCCGGAGGGAGGCCGAACGCCGTCTCGCCGAGGAAGTTTGGCGCGATCTCTTCGACCACGCCTCCTGCGGCTATCATTCCCTCGATTCCGAAGGAACTTTTCTCAACGTGAACGAAACCGAGCTCAAATGGCTCGGCTACGGCCGCGATGAGTTGATCGGCAAGAAAACCTTCTTCGACCTTCTCCGCCCGCAAGATAGGGAGGCCACGCGCCGGAGGTTCGCGGCCTTCAAGGAGAGCGGGTCGGTCAAGGAGCTCGAATTCGACCTGATCCGCAAGGATGGAACGGTTCTTCCGGTGCTGTTGAACTCCACCGCGGTGCGCGACTCCCGGGGGCGTTATCTGTTCAGCCGATCCACCGTCTTCGACGTGACCGAGCACCGGCGCATGGAAACGGAACTGAGGGAGGCCCGCGAAAACCTCGAAGCCACCGTACGGGAGCGCACGGCGGAATTGTCCGACGCCAATCTCGAGCTGCAGAAGCTGCTTGCCGTCCACCGCCGCACAGAGGCGCTGTTGCGCGGCCGCGAGGCGCAACTGAATCGATCCAAAGAAAACCTTCGCAGGCTTACCGCCCACCTCAACAAGGTGCGGGAAGCAGAACGGGCCAGAATCTCCCGGGAAATCCACGACGAATTGGGCCAGCAGTTGACCGGCCTGAAAATGGACCTATGTTGGATCCAAGCGAAGCTTCGTCGCCGAGAGGAACCATACGACCCCTCGGCCTGCGCGGATAAATTGGGGGAGGTCGTCCATTTGGTCGACGCAACCATCGACAAAGTCCGCCGGATCGCCACCGAGCTGCGGCCCGGGGTCTTGGACGACTTGGGATTGATCGCCGCGATGGAATGGCAGGCCCAAGACTTCGAAAAGCGCAGCGGAATCGCCTGTGCGTTTTTCAGCGAACTCAAGGACGCGTCTCTCGACACGGATCGGGCCACCGAGGTATTTCGAATCTTCCAGGAGATCCTGACCAACGTCGCGAGACATGCCCAAGCCTCCCGCGTCGAGGTCCGGCTGGCGACGGACCGCGAAGGCCTCCTGTTGGAGGTCCGAGACGA encodes:
- a CDS encoding PAS domain S-box protein, producing MFLCAILLPIALGYLRWLGEKHGLYGSQTGIALMILAWIAIFSAVLSLHFRSLRRREAERRLAEEVWRDLFDHASCGYHSLDSEGTFLNVNETELKWLGYGRDELIGKKTFFDLLRPQDREATRRRFAAFKESGSVKELEFDLIRKDGTVLPVLLNSTAVRDSRGRYLFSRSTVFDVTEHRRMETELREARENLEATVRERTAELSDANLELQKLLAVHRRTEALLRGREAQLNRSKENLRRLTAHLNKVREAERARISREIHDELGQQLTGLKMDLCWIQAKLRRREEPYDPSACADKLGEVVHLVDATIDKVRRIATELRPGVLDDLGLIAAMEWQAQDFEKRSGIACAFFSELKDASLDTDRATEVFRIFQEILTNVARHAQASRVEVRLATDREGLLLEVRDDGRGITAEESSHSKSLGLLGMRERAYLLGGSFELEGRAGAGTRALLRVPLASTAPPERRWDPSCEF